A stretch of the Clostridium fungisolvens genome encodes the following:
- the uvrB gene encoding excinuclease ABC subunit UvrB, with protein sequence MPEFEIVSKFKPMGDQPQAIDSLVNSLNNGEKGQILLGVTGSGKTFTMANIIHRVQRPTLILAHNKTLAAQLCEEFKEFFPNNIVEYFVSYYDYYQPEAYVAQTDTFIEKDASINDEIDKLRHSATSALLERRDVIIVASVSCIYGLGDPEEYSKLTISLRPGMVKERDEIIKKLIEIQYERNDIDFARGTFRVRGDSLDVIPASYSNKGIRIEFFGDEIDRIREFDVLTGKIIGERNHISISPASHFATSKEKIDAAIKQIEDELEQRLKELNAQDKLLEAQRLRQRTNFDIEMIREMGYCSGIENYSRILDGRAAGTPPKTLIDYFPEDFLLFIDESHVTLPQVKAMYGGDRSRKTALVEYGFRLPSAYDNRPLQFDEFEQKINQVVFVSATPAQYEVDHATNIAEQIIRPTGLLDPEIVVKPVEGQIDDLYAEIQKTIANGFRVLVTTLTKRMAEDLTKYLTDLGVNTTYMHSDVETIERMKTIRSLRLGEVDVLVGINLLREGLDIPEVALVAILDADKEGFLRSETSLIQTIGRAARNSESKVIMYADNITRSMDKAIKETYRRREIQMKYNEEHGVVPTTIIKDVREVIEATKVAEDKTEYKVSKENKVQEDPKILIAKYEAEMKEAAKNLQFERAAELRDLINGLKKKV encoded by the coding sequence ATGCCAGAATTTGAAATAGTATCCAAGTTTAAGCCTATGGGAGATCAACCACAGGCGATTGATAGTTTAGTTAATTCATTAAATAATGGTGAAAAAGGTCAAATACTTCTTGGTGTAACAGGATCAGGTAAGACTTTTACAATGGCTAATATAATACATAGAGTCCAGAGACCTACTTTGATATTAGCTCACAATAAAACTTTAGCTGCCCAGTTATGCGAAGAGTTTAAAGAATTTTTTCCCAATAATATTGTTGAATATTTTGTATCCTACTATGATTATTATCAACCTGAAGCATATGTTGCACAAACAGATACATTTATTGAGAAGGATGCTTCTATAAATGATGAAATAGATAAGCTTAGGCATTCTGCTACTTCAGCATTATTAGAGAGAAGAGATGTTATAATAGTTGCGTCAGTTTCATGTATATATGGATTAGGAGATCCAGAGGAATACTCCAAGTTAACCATATCTTTAAGGCCTGGAATGGTTAAAGAGAGAGATGAAATAATTAAGAAACTAATTGAAATTCAGTATGAAAGAAATGATATTGATTTTGCCAGAGGAACTTTTAGAGTTAGAGGAGATTCACTAGATGTTATACCTGCTTCGTACTCAAATAAGGGAATAAGAATAGAGTTCTTTGGAGACGAAATAGATAGAATAAGAGAATTTGATGTTCTTACTGGGAAGATAATTGGAGAAAGAAATCATATATCCATATCTCCAGCGTCCCACTTTGCAACTTCAAAAGAGAAGATAGATGCGGCTATAAAACAAATAGAAGATGAACTTGAACAAAGGCTTAAAGAATTAAATGCACAAGATAAATTGCTGGAAGCTCAAAGATTGAGACAAAGAACTAATTTTGATATAGAAATGATAAGAGAAATGGGCTATTGCAGTGGTATAGAAAACTATTCGAGAATATTGGATGGAAGAGCCGCAGGTACTCCTCCAAAAACATTAATAGACTATTTTCCTGAAGATTTCTTGCTTTTTATTGATGAGAGTCATGTTACCTTACCACAAGTAAAAGCTATGTATGGCGGAGATAGATCAAGAAAGACTGCTTTGGTCGAATATGGCTTTAGATTGCCTAGTGCCTATGATAATAGACCTTTACAGTTTGATGAATTTGAACAAAAAATAAACCAGGTTGTTTTTGTATCTGCAACTCCTGCACAGTATGAAGTTGATCATGCTACTAATATAGCTGAGCAGATTATAAGACCTACAGGTCTTTTAGATCCAGAGATTGTTGTTAAACCAGTAGAAGGTCAGATAGATGATTTATATGCTGAAATCCAAAAAACTATAGCTAATGGATTTAGAGTATTAGTTACAACATTAACGAAAAGAATGGCAGAAGACCTTACAAAATACCTTACTGATTTAGGGGTAAACACAACTTATATGCATTCTGATGTTGAAACTATAGAGCGTATGAAAACAATACGATCTTTAAGACTAGGAGAAGTGGATGTGCTAGTAGGTATAAACTTGTTAAGAGAAGGTTTAGATATACCTGAAGTTGCGCTAGTTGCTATATTGGATGCTGATAAAGAAGGCTTTTTAAGGTCTGAAACATCACTTATACAGACTATAGGTAGAGCTGCGAGAAATTCAGAGAGCAAGGTAATAATGTATGCAGATAATATTACTAGATCAATGGATAAGGCTATCAAAGAAACCTACAGAAGAAGAGAAATACAAATGAAGTACAATGAAGAGCATGGCGTTGTACCAACAACTATAATAAAAGATGTAAGAGAAGTAATTGAAGCTACAAAGGTAGCTGAAGACAAGACAGAATATAAAGTTAGTAAAGAAAATAAAGTTCAAGAAGATCCTAAGATACTTATTGCAAAATATGAAGCAGAAATGAAAGAAGCAGCTAAGAATCTTCAATTCGAGAGAGCAGCAGAGTTAAGAGATTTAATAAATGGATTAAAGAAGAAAGTTTAA
- a CDS encoding MurR/RpiR family transcriptional regulator, which translates to MSCITKIRQNYEYFTQTEKKIADYIIENSKNVINISTQELAELTKTSPASIVRFSRSLGFDGFGELKIELVKSLQSFNDEEIDTILKHDDTVEEMVQKIEGRVQNTLEDTVKLINFKSLEEALNSIKKAETIYLLGVGASALVAMDLQQKLLRINRRCVFNLDSNLGLATSVHITEKDVVIAISYGGRTKEVNLAVKKARDNGAKCIAITKWGKTPLSALSHISIFLPNNEGELRIGAINSRFAQLLITDIIYLGIAKENFELTEHHLRETKKIVQPLKE; encoded by the coding sequence ATGAGCTGCATTACAAAGATTAGACAAAACTATGAGTATTTCACACAAACCGAAAAAAAAATAGCAGATTATATAATTGAAAATAGCAAGAATGTAATAAATATATCAACACAAGAATTGGCAGAGTTAACCAAGACATCACCTGCCTCAATAGTTAGATTTTCTAGGAGCTTAGGCTTTGACGGTTTTGGTGAATTAAAAATTGAACTTGTTAAAAGTCTCCAATCCTTCAATGATGAAGAAATTGATACAATCTTAAAGCATGATGATACTGTAGAAGAGATGGTTCAAAAGATAGAAGGAAGAGTACAAAATACTCTAGAAGATACTGTTAAATTGATTAATTTTAAAAGCTTAGAAGAGGCACTAAACTCTATAAAAAAAGCAGAGACTATATATTTACTTGGAGTTGGAGCGTCAGCTCTGGTAGCCATGGATCTACAGCAAAAATTGCTAAGAATAAACCGCAGATGTGTATTTAATTTAGACAGCAATTTAGGGTTGGCAACTTCGGTACATATAACTGAAAAAGATGTTGTTATAGCAATATCATATGGTGGAAGAACCAAGGAAGTTAATCTTGCAGTAAAAAAAGCAAGAGATAATGGAGCTAAATGTATTGCTATAACAAAGTGGGGAAAAACTCCACTATCAGCTCTATCCCATATATCTATTTTTTTGCCAAACAACGAAGGTGAGCTAAGAATAGGTGCTATCAATTCGAGATTTGCCCAGCTACTTATAACAGATATAATATATTTGGGTATAGCAAAAGAGAACTTTGAATTAACAGAACACCATTTAAGAGAAACTAAAAAGATTGTGCAGCCTCTTAAGGAGTAG
- the murQ gene encoding N-acetylmuramic acid 6-phosphate etherase, with protein MSLDLGSLITETRNRNTLDIDKVSTIDMLKMINEEDKKVAFAVEKEIENIAIAVDYISNALQCGGRLIYCGAGTSGRLGIIDASECPPTYGVKEDLVQGLIAGGYGAIFKSKEGAEDSKELCVEDLKNIGFSERDILVGIAASGRTPYVIGGLEYANSLGAITVGLTCNPDSSISQVAKVSIAPVVGPEAITGSTRMKAGTAQKMVLNMLSTGAMVKNGKVYSNLMVDVKSTNEKLTERAQRILIEATGVAREEVIAMLEHTGYDVKLSILMIMSGLQKKDAECVLESNKGYIAKALKNLEV; from the coding sequence ATGAGTCTAGATTTGGGAAGCTTGATTACAGAAACTAGAAATAGAAATACATTGGATATAGACAAGGTATCTACTATTGATATGTTAAAAATGATTAATGAAGAAGACAAGAAAGTAGCTTTTGCAGTAGAAAAAGAAATTGAGAACATAGCAATTGCTGTTGATTACATATCCAATGCATTACAATGTGGCGGAAGATTAATTTACTGCGGAGCAGGAACTTCAGGAAGGCTTGGAATTATAGATGCATCTGAATGTCCTCCTACTTATGGAGTAAAAGAAGATCTGGTACAAGGGTTAATAGCTGGAGGATATGGAGCAATATTTAAGTCAAAGGAGGGAGCAGAAGATTCAAAAGAATTATGTGTAGAAGACCTAAAAAACATAGGCTTTAGCGAAAGAGACATTTTAGTTGGTATTGCAGCAAGTGGAAGAACACCATATGTAATAGGTGGACTGGAATATGCTAACTCGCTTGGTGCCATAACCGTAGGACTAACATGTAATCCAGATTCAAGTATCTCACAAGTTGCTAAGGTGTCAATAGCACCTGTGGTAGGACCAGAAGCGATTACTGGATCTACTAGAATGAAGGCAGGGACAGCTCAAAAAATGGTGCTTAATATGTTGTCTACTGGAGCTATGGTTAAGAATGGTAAGGTGTATAGTAACCTAATGGTAGATGTTAAATCAACAAATGAAAAGTTGACAGAGAGAGCACAAAGGATATTGATAGAGGCTACAGGGGTAGCTAGAGAAGAGGTCATAGCTATGCTTGAGCACACTGGATATGATGTTAAATTATCCATACTGATGATTATGTCAGGATTGCAAAAAAAGGATGCTGAGTGTGTACTTGAGAGTAATAAAGGATATATAGCAAAAGCTCTTAAGAATTTAGAAGTTTAA
- a CDS encoding PTS transporter subunit EIIC → MNNSIDVKSVAEQILINVGGKDNISSVAHCMTRLRLGINEASLCKIDEIKKIEGVLGVVEQQGQLQVILGPGRVNKVTEAFGAITGISIGEVDDAKALKEEINRKNATPFKLFLKKLSNIFIPLIPAFIACGLVTAILNIVLKIDPNYGNTTIGGILKITGNAVFYGLNLFVGVNAAKEFGGSAMLGGTMAAIISHPDLAKVTIGGTALLPGRGGIIAVLLVVAFSSWLERKLRKVIPETLDLFLTPLTVILISAFAALFALQPLGGMISDGIGYAAKTAISGGGAITGFILGGLFLPLVMTGLHQGLTPIHVDLLKTAGINILLPILAMAGAGQVGAAIAVYFKTKNKRLKKTIISALPVGMMGVGEPLIYGVTLPLGKPFIGACIGGAFGGAAQALFKVGSTSMGLSGIPLAAITNKPILFIVGLIVAYIAGFIATYLLGFDDPVEE, encoded by the coding sequence ATGAATAATAGTATTGATGTTAAAAGTGTTGCTGAGCAAATACTAATAAATGTTGGTGGGAAAGACAATATATCTTCAGTTGCTCATTGTATGACAAGACTCAGACTAGGAATTAATGAGGCCTCTTTATGCAAAATTGATGAAATTAAAAAGATTGAAGGTGTTTTAGGTGTAGTAGAACAACAAGGACAGCTTCAAGTCATTCTAGGGCCTGGTAGAGTAAATAAAGTCACTGAAGCTTTTGGAGCAATTACAGGGATTAGTATAGGTGAAGTAGATGATGCTAAAGCCTTAAAAGAAGAGATAAATAGGAAGAATGCAACTCCATTTAAATTATTTTTAAAGAAATTATCTAATATTTTTATACCATTAATACCGGCTTTTATAGCATGTGGACTTGTAACTGCAATATTAAATATCGTCTTAAAGATAGATCCTAACTATGGCAATACAACTATTGGTGGAATACTAAAGATAACTGGTAATGCAGTTTTTTATGGTCTTAATTTATTTGTTGGTGTCAATGCTGCTAAAGAGTTCGGAGGATCAGCTATGCTTGGTGGTACTATGGCAGCTATAATATCACATCCGGACTTAGCAAAGGTTACCATAGGAGGCACAGCACTTCTACCTGGAAGAGGTGGAATAATTGCTGTTTTATTAGTAGTCGCATTCTCAAGCTGGTTAGAAAGAAAGTTGAGAAAAGTTATTCCGGAAACATTGGACTTATTTTTGACTCCTCTTACAGTAATACTTATTTCAGCCTTTGCTGCTTTATTTGCACTTCAACCTTTAGGTGGAATGATATCAGATGGAATTGGATATGCTGCTAAAACAGCTATATCTGGTGGTGGAGCAATTACAGGATTCATATTAGGCGGATTATTTTTGCCATTAGTTATGACTGGATTACATCAAGGGTTGACACCAATACATGTAGATTTGCTTAAAACTGCAGGTATTAACATATTACTTCCTATACTAGCTATGGCGGGTGCAGGTCAAGTAGGTGCTGCAATAGCAGTATATTTTAAGACTAAGAATAAAAGACTTAAGAAGACAATAATATCAGCGCTTCCAGTAGGAATGATGGGAGTTGGAGAACCCCTTATATATGGAGTTACTTTACCGCTTGGAAAACCTTTTATAGGAGCGTGCATAGGAGGAGCTTTTGGTGGTGCAGCACAAGCTTTATTTAAGGTTGGTTCAACATCAATGGGGCTATCAGGTATACCTCTTGCAGCAATAACTAATAAACCAATACTATTTATTGTGGGGTTAATCGTTGCTTATATTGCAGGGTTTATAGCTACCTATTTACTTGGTTTTGATGATCCTGTTGAGGAATAG
- a CDS encoding DUF871 domain-containing protein: MGKGISVFLGMEYSLDNILHNIRLSKENGFDRIFTSFHIPEANYDIVLGQFSEVSKLAHNLNMKIIADISPNAYKFLKIDEDELARVKDLGVDVLRLDFGYSEEFIANLSRNNFGLKVEINASTVTDRFFDELEKYSPNYKNIQACHNYYPRKNTGISETLLVRKNQLLRRYGIRISAFIPSLSGKRGPIYEGLPTLEVHRHLSPYTSARHLIALGVDDIFFGDGNPTKDEIISVGSIKDIGIELRAVVSVRDYITERYMKFPCYTNRADCAEDVVRAVESRSLLINSEIIKADNCVNREKGSITLDNEGYMRYMGELQITKKALPKDDRINVIGKVLKEDLFLLDYINEETSFYFKIINN; encoded by the coding sequence ATGGGAAAAGGAATATCTGTATTTTTAGGTATGGAGTATTCTTTAGATAACATACTGCATAATATAAGATTGTCTAAAGAAAATGGCTTTGATAGAATCTTTACGTCTTTTCATATACCAGAAGCGAACTATGATATCGTATTAGGACAATTTAGTGAAGTATCAAAATTGGCTCATAATCTAAATATGAAGATAATTGCTGATATATCTCCTAATGCGTATAAGTTTCTTAAAATAGATGAGGATGAGTTAGCAAGAGTTAAGGATTTAGGGGTAGACGTCTTAAGATTAGATTTTGGATATTCTGAAGAATTTATAGCAAATTTAAGTAGGAATAACTTTGGACTAAAAGTAGAAATAAATGCATCAACTGTTACAGATAGGTTTTTTGATGAGTTAGAAAAGTATAGTCCTAACTATAAAAATATTCAAGCATGCCATAACTATTACCCCAGAAAAAATACAGGGATTTCTGAAACTTTACTTGTAAGAAAGAATCAGCTGTTAAGAAGATACGGAATTAGAATTTCAGCATTTATACCTTCGTTATCAGGAAAAAGAGGACCGATTTATGAAGGGCTTCCTACACTTGAAGTTCATAGACACTTATCTCCATATACAAGTGCCAGGCATTTAATTGCTTTAGGAGTAGATGACATTTTCTTCGGCGATGGGAATCCTACCAAAGATGAGATAATATCAGTAGGATCTATTAAAGATATTGGTATTGAATTAAGAGCAGTAGTTTCTGTAAGAGATTATATTACAGAAAGATATATGAAATTTCCTTGTTATACAAATAGAGCTGATTGCGCAGAAGATGTAGTTAGAGCAGTAGAAAGCAGGAGTTTGCTTATAAATAGTGAAATTATAAAAGCTGATAATTGCGTAAATAGAGAAAAAGGTTCCATAACTTTAGATAATGAAGGTTATATGAGGTATATGGGAGAACTTCAGATAACTAAGAAGGCACTACCTAAAGATGACCGAATTAATGTTATTGGAAAGGTGTTGAAAGAAGATTTATTTCTCTTAGACTATATAAATGAAGAAACTAGCTTCTATTTTAAGATTATAAACAATTGA
- the uvrA gene encoding excinuclease ABC subunit UvrA, whose amino-acid sequence MKDKIVIKGAKVHNLKNVSLEIPRDKLVVFTGLSGSGKSSLAFDTLYAEGQRRYVESLSAYARMFLGQMNKPEVESIEGLSPAISIDQKTTSKNPRSTVGTVTEIYDYLRLLYARVGVPHCPKCGKEITQQSIDQIVDKVMSFEEKTKIQILAPIIRGRKGTHEKVLENIKKNGYVRARIDGEIYDLSEDEVTLEKNKKHNIEAVIDRLVVKSDIESRLTDSLETALKLAEGLVIVNILGERDILFSEKFACAECGISIDELAPRLFSFNSPFGKCDHCDGLGTLMEIDEDLVIPNKDLSVMEGAIASWGEGRLAEGAWTYAVLKALEKKYKFDLNTPIKDLPRNIVELLLYGTNGEKVEVDYTKEGILGRYKHAFDGEINSLKRRYMETGSDIIKTDIEQYMSNNPCPKCKGARLKPEALAVTVGDKNINQFTKLSIRDELDFINSIEFSEKNKIISQQIVKEINSRLKFLIDVGLDYLDLARNSGTLSGGESQRIRLATQIGSQLMGVLYILDEPSIGLHQRDNDRLIATLKHLRDLGNTLVVVEHDEDTMREADFIVDIGPGAGEHGGQIIAAGPLDVIENTEESITGQYLTGRKKIDIPTERRKGNGNFITIKGAKENNLKNVNAKFPLGTLTMVTGVSGSGKSTLVNEILYKGLYKIVNKSRVIPGEHKEITGYENIDKIIDIDQSPIGRTPRSNPATYTGTFDIIRELFSNTTEAKMRGYKQGRFSFNVKGGRCEACSGDGIIKIEMQFLSDVYVPCEVCKGKRYNRETLEVKYKGKNIDDVLNMTVEEALDYFENIPRIHNKLKTLHDVGLGYVRLGQPSTQLSGGEAQRIKLAYELSKRSTGKTLYILDEPTTGLHVADVSRLIEILQRLVDSGNTVVVIEHNLDMIKCADHIIDLGPEGGDKGGTILCTGTPEKIAENEDSYTGKYLKKYL is encoded by the coding sequence ATGAAGGATAAGATAGTAATAAAAGGTGCAAAAGTACATAATTTAAAAAACGTATCCTTAGAGATTCCAAGAGATAAGCTTGTGGTATTTACAGGTCTATCAGGATCGGGAAAATCATCATTAGCTTTTGATACACTGTATGCTGAAGGCCAAAGACGATATGTAGAATCTCTTTCAGCATACGCTAGAATGTTTTTAGGTCAAATGAATAAACCAGAAGTTGAGTCAATCGAGGGATTATCACCAGCTATATCTATTGATCAAAAGACTACTAGTAAAAACCCCAGATCAACAGTAGGGACTGTTACTGAGATATATGATTATTTGAGACTGCTTTATGCTAGAGTTGGTGTACCACATTGCCCAAAGTGTGGTAAAGAAATAACTCAGCAAAGCATAGATCAAATAGTGGATAAGGTTATGAGTTTTGAGGAAAAAACAAAGATACAGATATTGGCCCCTATAATTAGAGGTAGAAAAGGTACTCATGAGAAAGTTCTAGAGAATATAAAAAAGAATGGGTATGTAAGAGCAAGAATAGATGGTGAAATATATGATCTTTCTGAAGATGAAGTAACTTTAGAAAAGAATAAAAAACATAATATAGAAGCTGTAATAGATAGATTAGTTGTGAAGTCAGATATAGAAAGCAGACTTACTGATTCTTTGGAGACTGCGTTAAAGCTAGCAGAAGGATTAGTAATAGTGAATATATTAGGAGAAAGAGATATACTTTTTAGTGAAAAGTTTGCTTGTGCAGAATGTGGCATAAGTATAGATGAATTGGCACCAAGATTATTTTCATTCAATTCACCTTTTGGAAAGTGTGATCACTGTGATGGTCTAGGAACCTTAATGGAGATTGATGAAGATTTAGTTATACCTAATAAAGATTTAAGCGTTATGGAAGGTGCTATAGCTTCATGGGGGGAAGGAAGATTAGCAGAAGGAGCTTGGACTTATGCTGTCCTTAAAGCTTTAGAGAAAAAATATAAATTTGATTTAAATACTCCTATTAAAGATCTTCCTAGAAATATAGTAGAATTATTATTATATGGAACTAATGGAGAAAAGGTAGAAGTCGATTATACTAAAGAAGGAATTTTGGGAAGATATAAGCATGCCTTTGATGGAGAAATAAATTCATTGAAGAGAAGATATATGGAAACTGGTTCAGATATCATAAAAACTGACATTGAACAATATATGAGTAATAATCCTTGCCCTAAATGTAAAGGTGCTAGGTTAAAGCCAGAAGCTTTAGCTGTTACTGTAGGAGATAAAAATATAAATCAATTCACTAAATTAAGTATTAGGGATGAATTAGATTTTATAAACTCTATAGAGTTTTCAGAGAAAAATAAGATAATAAGCCAGCAAATAGTTAAAGAGATAAATTCAAGACTAAAGTTTTTAATTGATGTTGGACTAGATTACCTGGATCTTGCAAGAAACTCAGGAACTTTGTCTGGTGGAGAATCTCAAAGAATAAGACTAGCAACTCAGATAGGTTCGCAGCTTATGGGAGTGTTGTATATATTAGACGAACCAAGTATAGGGCTTCATCAGAGAGATAATGATAGGCTTATAGCAACATTGAAGCATTTGAGAGACCTGGGAAATACTCTTGTTGTAGTTGAACATGATGAAGATACTATGAGAGAAGCTGACTTTATAGTTGATATAGGTCCTGGTGCTGGAGAACACGGAGGACAGATAATTGCTGCAGGTCCTCTAGATGTTATAGAAAATACTGAAGAGTCTATAACTGGTCAATATCTCACTGGTAGAAAGAAGATTGATATTCCTACTGAGAGAAGAAAAGGTAATGGCAACTTTATAACAATTAAAGGGGCTAAAGAAAATAACCTAAAGAATGTAAATGCTAAGTTCCCTCTTGGAACCCTTACTATGGTTACAGGGGTGTCTGGATCAGGTAAGAGTACATTAGTCAATGAAATACTATACAAGGGACTTTATAAAATTGTAAACAAGTCTAGAGTTATTCCAGGAGAACATAAAGAAATAACAGGGTATGAAAACATTGATAAAATAATTGATATAGATCAAAGCCCTATAGGAAGAACTCCTCGTTCGAATCCAGCTACTTATACTGGTACTTTTGATATAATAAGAGAACTGTTTTCTAATACAACTGAAGCCAAGATGAGAGGGTATAAACAAGGAAGATTTTCCTTCAATGTTAAAGGTGGAAGATGTGAAGCGTGTAGCGGAGATGGAATCATAAAAATAGAAATGCAATTTTTATCCGACGTTTATGTTCCTTGTGAAGTATGTAAGGGTAAAAGATATAATAGAGAAACACTAGAAGTTAAATATAAGGGCAAGAATATAGACGATGTATTAAATATGACAGTTGAAGAAGCTCTTGATTATTTTGAAAATATTCCAAGAATACATAACAAACTTAAGACGCTTCACGATGTAGGACTTGGATATGTAAGGCTAGGTCAGCCATCAACTCAGTTATCTGGTGGAGAAGCGCAAAGAATTAAACTTGCATATGAACTTTCAAAGAGAAGTACAGGAAAGACTTTATATATATTAGATGAGCCTACAACAGGACTACACGTGGCTGATGTAAGCAGACTTATAGAGATACTTCAACGACTTGTTGATTCAGGTAATACAGTTGTTGTTATTGAGCATAATCTTGATATGATAAAGTGTGCAGATCATATAATAGATCTTGGTCCAGAAGGCGGAGACAAAGGTGGTACTATATTGTGTACTGGTACTCCAGAAAAAATAGCAGAAAATGAAGATTCGTACACAGGTAAATATCTAAAAAAATACTTATAA
- the hisZ gene encoding ATP phosphoribosyltransferase regulatory subunit has protein sequence MNIWRNYAIEGTQDLLFEQCEIKNDIISKSRKVFKRFGFNEVQTPTLEFYDVFNFSNHPIEDEKIYKLIDFKGRILTLRPDLTIPIARVYSTKIKSGTAMLSYVGDVYRANEHNHGKNNQITQCGIEIIGISNIKAEILLLITAINTIKEIGIEEFKIEIGQCKFFEGILEAIDFDNEEISELENLIMNKNLGSLYSFLNKKKNKLNEDQYKILRALPQLFGGKDVIDEAQELVKSEKAINALRDLSYIYNTLESLGYSEYVSVDLAMIQSFNYYTGAIFKGYTKEVGEEILSGGRYDGLVGEFGEESAAAGLAINVDAIQKLIYEKTKTEKTDEVTGVIFFEKDSYANAIKIMNLLNKGNVNWQLNIQESFEEVADYCRGKGIKRIMKVNRNEVIEYRLSPTGVFIGEMFKNGKY, from the coding sequence ATGAATATATGGAGAAATTATGCTATTGAAGGAACTCAAGATCTTTTATTTGAACAGTGTGAAATAAAAAATGACATAATATCGAAAAGCAGAAAAGTATTTAAAAGATTTGGTTTTAACGAGGTACAAACACCAACCTTAGAATTCTATGATGTTTTTAATTTTTCAAATCATCCAATAGAGGATGAAAAGATATATAAGCTAATAGATTTTAAGGGAAGAATACTTACCTTAAGACCGGATTTAACAATTCCTATTGCTAGAGTTTATTCTACTAAAATTAAGAGCGGAACTGCTATGCTTAGCTATGTTGGGGATGTGTATAGGGCTAATGAGCATAATCATGGTAAAAATAATCAAATAACTCAATGTGGAATTGAAATAATAGGTATTTCAAATATCAAAGCAGAAATACTATTACTTATAACTGCTATTAATACTATAAAAGAAATAGGAATAGAAGAGTTTAAGATTGAGATAGGACAATGTAAGTTTTTTGAAGGAATACTTGAAGCCATAGATTTTGATAATGAAGAGATTAGTGAGCTTGAGAATTTGATAATGAATAAAAATCTAGGATCACTATATTCCTTTTTAAATAAAAAGAAAAATAAATTAAACGAAGATCAGTATAAAATCTTAAGAGCTTTACCTCAACTATTTGGAGGAAAAGATGTAATTGATGAAGCGCAAGAACTTGTAAAGTCGGAAAAAGCCATAAATGCGTTAAGAGATTTAAGTTATATATACAATACATTAGAATCCTTAGGATATTCAGAATATGTTTCAGTAGATTTAGCTATGATTCAAAGTTTTAATTATTACACAGGTGCTATATTTAAAGGTTATACAAAAGAAGTAGGTGAAGAAATACTAAGTGGTGGAAGATATGATGGTTTAGTTGGAGAATTTGGAGAAGAAAGTGCAGCGGCAGGTTTAGCTATAAATGTAGATGCTATTCAAAAGCTTATATATGAAAAAACTAAAACCGAAAAAACTGATGAGGTGACAGGCGTAATATTTTTTGAAAAAGACTCTTATGCTAATGCTATAAAAATAATGAATTTATTAAATAAAGGTAACGTAAATTGGCAGCTTAATATACAAGAAAGTTTTGAGGAAGTGGCTGATTATTGTAGGGGTAAAGGAATAAAAAGGATAATGAAAGTTAACAGAAATGAAGTTATTGAATATAGGTTAAGCCCTACAGGAGTATTTATAGGAGAGATGTTTAAAAATGGAAAATATTAG